The following is a genomic window from Oncorhynchus keta strain PuntledgeMale-10-30-2019 unplaced genomic scaffold, Oket_V2 Un_contig_8159_pilon_pilon, whole genome shotgun sequence.
AATGGAATGTGTCACCGGGAGGTATATTAGGGCGGCTCTCTTGACGCTGCATCATGATCTGAGGTCAGTTTTGTGTTTTTCCCCTTCTGAGGGTTAAGGTCAGgataagctgatcctagacctgtccTTATACAGGTCTAGGGATTGGGGAGgataagctgatcctagacctgtccTTATACAGGTCTAGGGTCAGGATTGGGGAGgataagctgatcctagacctgtccTTATACAGGTCTAGGGTCAGAATTGGGGAGgataagctgatcctagacctgtccTTATACAGGTCTAGGGACAGGATTGGGGAGgataagctgatcctagacctgtccTTATACAGGTCTAGGGTCAGGATTGGGGAGgataagctgatcctagacctgtccTTATACAGGTCTAGGGTCAGGATTGGGGAGgataagctgatcctagacctgtccTTATACAGGTCTAGGGTCAGGATTGGGGAGgataagctgatcctagacctgtccTTATACAGGTAAATTCTACCAGGAAAGTGGCAATTATAAGAGGGTTTTCATGTTGATGCTTAATGCAAGAAATGATATAAAATTGTCCATAAAATCTAGATAAATAAACAATAATCCTGAAGTTACCTATGACTGAAACACAGCCCAGTGGTGCGATGAGGGAGGCCGGGGCGAAGCCGTAGGCTGCGAAGTTCCCCAGCTCCCCGAGTCCCATCAGACCCACGCCACTCCACCACAGCACCGAGGTGTAGTAGGGCCTGGAGTCGCCGAGCTGGGACTGGCGCATGTGGGCGTATTTCTGACAGCGAGAGGACAGGGCACAGAGTCAAAAGAACAGCACTTCATTCACATGTTAAAGAGGAGCATTGGGGAAATACACAAATAATACAGTAGCTAACATAACATCAGTaaacactagtgttgtatctcatagtactgtacagggcctcaataaaacactagtgttgtatctcatagtactgtacacagcctcattaaaacactagtgttgtttctcatagtactgtacacagtctcattaaaacactagtgttgtttctcatagtactgtacacagcctcattaaaacactagtgttgtatctcatagtactgtacagggcctcattaaaacactagtgttgtatctcatagtactgtacacggcctcattaaaacactagtgttgtatctGTACACggcctcattaaaacactagtgttgtttctcatagtactgtacacagcctcattaaaacactagtgttgtttctcatagtactgtacacggcagggtagcctcattaaaacactagtgttgtttctcatagtactgtacagggcctcattaaaacactagtgttgtatctcatagtactgtacacggcctcattaaaacactagtgttgtttctcatagtactgtacattaaaacactagtgttgtatctcatagtactgtacacagcctcattaaaacactagtgttgtatctcatagtactgtacattaaaacactagtgttgtatctcatagtactgtacacggcctcattaaaacactagtgttgtttctcatagtactgtacacggcctcattaaaacactagtgttgtttctgtacacagcctcattaaaacactagtgttgtttctcatagtactgtacagggcctcattaaaacactagtgttgtttctgtactgtagggcctcattaaaacactagtgttgtttctcatagtactgtacagggcctcattaaaacactagtgttgtatctcatagtactgtacagggcctcattaaaacactagtgttgttTCTGTACACggcctcattaaaacactagtgttgtttctgtacacagcctcattaaaacactagtgttgtttctcatagtactgtacacggcctcattaaaacactagtgttgtatctcatagtactgtacacagcctcattaaaacactagtgttgtatctcatagtactgtacacagcctcattaaaacactagtgttgtttctgtacacagcctcattaaaacactagtgttgtatctcatagtactgtacaTTAAAACACGAGTGTTgtatctcatagtactgtacacagcctcattaaaacacgagtgttgtatctcatagtactgtacacagcctcattaaaacactagtgttgttTCTCATAGTACTGTACACTAAAATACTAGTGTTgtatctcatagtactgtacagggcctcattaaaacactagtgttgtttctgtacacagcctcattaaaacactagtgttgtatctcatagtactgtacagggcctcattaaaacactagtgttgtatctcatagtactgtacacagcctcattaaaacactagtgttgtatctcatagtactgtacagggcctcattaaaacactagtgttgtttctcatagtactgtacacagcctcattaaaacactagtgttgtatctcatagtactgtacagggcctcattaaaacactagtgttgtttctcatagtactgtacagggcctcattaaaacactagtgttgtatctgtacagggcctcattaaaacactagtgttgtttctcatagtactgtacagggcctcattaaaacactagtgttgtttctgtacacagcctcattaaaacactagtgttgtttctcatagtactgtacacggcctcattaaaacactagtgttgtatctcatagtactgtacacagcctcattaaaacactagtgttgtttctcatagtactgtacagggcctcattaaaacactagtgttgtatctgtacagggcctcattaaaacactagtgttgtatctgtacacagcctcattaaaacactagtgttgtttctgtacacagcctcattaaaacactagtgttgtttctcatagtactgtacacagcctcattaaaacacgagtgttgtatctcatagtactgtacacagcctcattaaaacactagtgttgtttctcatagtactgtacacagcctcattaaaacactagtgttgtatctcatagtactgtacacagcctcattaaaacactagtgttgtttctgtacacagcctcattaaaacactagtgttgtatctcatagtactgtacacagcctcattaaaacactagtgttgtatctGTACACAGCCTCCCGGCCTCCTAAAACAAACCCTTACCTGTATattcagagaaatgctgatgaggAAGTTCCCACATATCGAAATGATGATTCCCAGGAGATAAGTCTGAAAAACAACAGCAAAACAGATCAGAAGGAAACCTCTGAGTATCATCCCGACCTCATCCCATAGAGTGACCTCATCCCATAGAGGAGAACGCCACTGGACGAGTGACCTCATCCCGTAGAGGAGAACGCCACTGGACGAGTGACCTCATCCCATAGAGGAGAACGCCACTGGACGAGTGACCTCATCCCATAGAGAACGCCACTGGACGAGTGACCTCATCCCGTAGAGAACGCCACTGGACGAGTGACCTCATCCCATAGAGAACGCCACTAGATGAGTGACCTCATCCCATAGTGAACGCCAGGGGTCTGCTATAGCCAGTCATTGGAGGTGAGGGGGGTCTGCTATAGCCAGTCATTGGAGGTGAGGGGGTCTGCTATAGCCAGTCATTGGAGGGGTGGGGGTCCTATAGCCAGTCATTGGAGGGGTGGGGTCCTATAGCCAGTCATtggagggggtgggggtctgctatAGCCAGTCATTGGAGGGGGGTCTGCTATAGCCAGTCATTGGAGGGGTGGGGTCTGCTATCGCCAGTCATTGGAGGGGTGGGGGTCTGCTATCGCCAGTCATTGGAGGGGTGGGGGTCTGCTATCGCCAGTCATTGGAGGGGTGGGGTCTGCTATAGCCAGTCATtggagggggtgggggtctgctatagccagtcattggagggggtgggggtctgctatagccagtcattggagggggggtctgctatagccagtcattggagggtgggggtctgctatagccagtcattggagggggtctgctatagccagtcattggagggggtctgctatagccagtcattggagggggaggggggtctgctatagccagtcattggaggggggggggggtctgctatagccagtcattggagggggtctgctatagccagtcattggagggggtctgctatagccagtcattggagggggtctgctatagccagtcattggaggggggtctgctatagccagtcattggagggtctgctatagccagtcattggaggggggaggggggtctgctatagccagtcattggaggggagggggtctgctatagccagtcattggaggggggggtctgctatagccagtcattggaggggagggggtctgcTATAGCCAGTCATTGGAGGGGGTCTGCTATCGCCAGTcattggagggggagggggtctgCTATAGCCAGTCATTGGAGGGGGTCTGCTATCGCCAGTCATTGGAGGGGTGGGGGTCTGCTATAGCCAGTcattggagggggaggggggtctgCTATAGCCAGTCATTGGAGGGGGTCTGCTATAGCCAGTCATTGGAGGGGGTCTGCTATAGCCAGTCATCGGAGGGGGTCGGGGGTCTGCTATAGCCAGTcattggaggggaggggggtctgCTATAGCCAGTCATTGGAGGGGGGTCTGCTATAGCCAGTCATTGGAGGGGGGTCTGCTATAGCCAGTCATCGGAGGAGGGGGTCTGCTATAGCCAgtcagtggaggaggaggggggtctgCTACAGCCAGTCAGTGGAAGAGGGGGGTCTGCTATAGCCAGTCAGTGGAGGAGGGGTCTGCTACAGCCAGTCAGTGGAAGATGGGGGGGGGCAATGAGCCTGTCGTAGGGAGGGTggccaatgagcctgtcatagggagggtggccaatgagcctgtcatagggagggtggccaatgagcctgtcataggagGGTggccaatgagcctgtcatagggagggtggCCAATGGCCTGTCGTAGGGAGGGTGGCCAATGAGCCTGTCGTAGGGAGGGTGGCCAATGAGCCTGTCGTAGGGAGGTggccaatgagcctgtcatagggagggtggccaatgagcctgtcatagggagggtggCCAATGAGCCTGTCGTAGGGAGGGTGGCCAATGAGCCTGTCGTAGGGAGGGTGGCCAATGAGCCTGTCGTAGGGAGGGTGGCCAATGAGCCTGTCGTAGGGAGGGTGGCCAATGAGCCTGTCGTAGGGAGGGTGGCCAATGAGCCTGTCGTAGGGAGGGTGGCCAATGAGCCTGTCGTAGGGAGGGTGGCCAATGAGCCTGTCGTAGGGAGGGTGGCCAATGAGCCTGTCGTAGGGAGGGTGGCCAATGAGCCTGTCGTAGGGAGGGTGGCCAATGAGCCTGTCGTAGGGAGGGTGGCCAATGAGCCTGTCGTAGGGAGGTggccaatgagcctgtcatagggagggtggCCAATGAGCCTGTCGTAGGGAGGGTGGCCAATGAGCCTGTCGTAGGGAGGGTGGCCAATGAGCCTGTCGTAGGGAGGGTGGCCAATGAGCCTGTCGTAGGGAGGGTggccaatgagcctgtcatagggagggtggccaatgagcctgtcatagggagggtggccaatgagcctgtcatagggagggtggCCAATGAGCCTGTCGTAGGGAGGGTGGCCAATGAGCCTGTCGTAGGGAGGGTggccaatgagcctgtcatagggagggtggCCAATGAGCCTGTCATCCCTGTTAATCCCATAAACCATCTCCAATGTcacccggcctcacaaccgcaaaccGGGTGTATGGCGTGGTGTGGTCGagcggtttactgatgtcaacattgtgaacagagtgccccattgtgGAGTTATGGTATGGCCAGGAATAAACTACAGACAACTAacaactgtatattatctatgGTCATTTGAAAGCACAGatataccgtgacgagatcccgagccccattgtggtgccattcatccgccatcacctcatgtttcagcgtgataatgcacggccccatgtcacaaggatctgtacacttCCTGGAAGCTGACATttttcccagttcttccatggtctgcattctcactagacatgtcaccccattgaagaggagtatatacatactcactagacatgtcaccccattgaagaggagtatatatacatactcactagacatgtcaccccattgaagaggagtatatatacatactcactagacatgtcaccccattgaagaagagtatatatacatactcactagacatgtcaccccattgaagaggagtatatatacatactcactagacatgtcaccccattgaagaggagtatatatacacatactcactagacatgtcaccccattgaagaggagtatatatacacatactcactagacatgtcaccccattgaagaggagtatatacacatactcactagacatgtcaccccattgaagaggagtatatacacatactcactagacatgtcaccccattgaagaggagtatatatacatactcactagacatgtcaccccattgaagaggagtggggacaacattccacaggccacaatcaacagcctgatcaactctatgtgaaggacaTGTGTCTCGCTGCATGAGGTAAATAGTGgtgacaccagatactgactggttttctgatccacaccagatactgactgggtctctgatccacacccctacctttatTTAAGGGATCTGTGACcagcagatgcatatctgtaatGTGAAACCCATAGGTTAGAGcctcatgaatttattttaatgaTTTTTTTATTTGAACGGTAAAATCAGTCACATCTTTTGAAATGGttttttgtttatattttttgttcagtttaaaaaatatgtagATTTTTGTTGGCAGTTACTTCAATATTATTTTGTTTTAATGTATTTCTAAAAATATTTTAGAAGACTTATGTTGACCCCTTTCCCATCTTTTAGAAtggttgaatatatatatatatatatatatatatatatatatatatatatatgccttaATTCGTTAAAAAATATCTATAGAAGATATAAACAATATAGAATcctagctttcatttgacacccaatttaACACGTTTCTATGAACTTGTCATGTTGGTTCTCATGGGTCCTTTTTACATGGAATTGCACAGTAGTATTGATCAGCCCATTCACTCAGAGGGAACAGAGGTCTGGCTTCCTTGTAGCAGGAAGGGCAAACATAACAAAGGCCACAAGCAGGCTGGCACACGAGGGAGTGTCCTACTTGGCAAACATGACCGAATTGGCCTGGCAGGTTCGTTTTGGCCGGGGTGCTTCTTACAGTAGACTGCCCAGTTGGAAGACGTTCCACTACTAAGACAAAGATTTGTatccaacaacacacagagatctACTATAATCTGCTAATCCATggactgtgatgtactgtatgtcctgTACAGGAGGAGGTCATCTGATACTTGTAACCTGCATAATGAGGTCAATATTTTAGCAACAGATTACATGTAACAGCACATAACAATCATGTATTCGTTTTCCATTGAGACAGACTCTGCAGTTGTTTCAAAGACTCCCAAGAAATTCCACCTTCATTCCTGACTATTCTGTCCCTAACATTCTACCCCAGAGTGTTCTAACTCTGTCCCTAACATTCTACCCCAGAGTGTTCTAACTCTGCCCCTAACATTCTACCCCAGAGTGTTCTCTATAGGGCCTAACATTCTACCCGAGTGGTCTAACTCTGTCCCTAACATTCTACCCCAGAGTGTTCTAACTCTGTCCCTAACATTCTACCCCAGAGTGTTCTAACTCTGTCCCTAACATTCTACCCCAGAGTGTTCTAACTCTGTCCCTAACATTCTACCCCAGAGTGTTCTCTATAGGGCTTTACATTCTACCCCAGAGTGTTCTCTATAGGGCTTTACATTCTACCCCAGAGTGTTCTCTATAGGGCTTTACATTCTACCCCAGAGTGTTCTCTATAGGGCTTTACATTCTACCCCAGAGTGTTCTCTATAGGGCCTTACATTCTATCCCAGAGTGTTCTCTATAGGGCCTAACATTCTACCCCAGAGTGTTCTCTATAGGGCCTAACATAATCTAATGTGAGTGCTGCTTCCtgcatctcctctctctgagtctgaCCGGGTCTGAAGAGGTGACAGAACAgaactctctctctgggtctgaagAAGCGACAGAACAgaactctctctctgggtctgaggaggtgacagaacagaactctctctgggtctgaggaggtgacagaacagaactctctctctgggtctgaagACGTGACAGAACAGAACTCTCTCTGGGTCTGACCAGGTCTGAAGAAGCGACAGAACAGAACTCTCTCTGGGTCTGAAGAGGTGACAGAACAGAATGAGACTGATGTTCTCCTCCCCCACTGTCTCCATCGGTGTCCAGGGGGGCGGACAGCGTGTTTCTTTGTGCTACGTGACAATGAAGAACTGTGACGGgctggggatggaggaaggggatAAAGAGATGGGCTGATCCGTGGCCTCTGAcctgggaggggggagggaagggagagaggaggctggggtaTTGAGTTATCTCAGAGCTGCCAGCTGTTCAACCCTTATAGTACAGTAAACCCATTCTCCTGCAGAACAGTCTTTTCTCCTATTTCTACGGTATATGCCTCACACCTCATCTCTGCCCAGGTCCCCCTGACAACGTGGCTGACAGAATTCACCTCGGGCCTCATCTCTGCCCAGGCCCCCCTGACAACGTGGCTGACAGAATTCACCTCGGTCCTCATCTCTGTCCAGGCCCCCCTGACAACGTGGCTGACAGAATTCACCtcggtcctcatctctgcccagGCCCCCCTGACAACGTGGCTGACAGAATTCACCtcggtcctcatctctgcccggGTCCTGACAGAATTCACCtcggtcctcatctctgcccagGTCCCCCTGACAACGTGGCTGACAGAATTCACCtcggtcctcatctctgcccagGTCCCCCTGACAACGTGGCTGACAGAATTCACCtcggtcctcatctctgcccagGTCCCCCTGACAACGTGGCTGACAGAATTCACCtcggtcctcatctctgcccagGCCCCCCTGACAACGTGGCTGACAGAATTAACCtcggtcctcatctctgcccagGTCCTGACAACGTGGCTGACAGAATTCCCCTCAGTCCTCATCTCGGCCCAGGTCCTGACAACGTGGCTGACAGAATTCCCCtcagtcctcatctctgcccagGTCCCCCTGACTACGTGGCTGACAGAATTCCCCtcagtcctcatctctgcccagGTCCCCCTGACTACGTGGCTGACAGAATTCCCCTCAGTCCTCATCTCGGCCCAGGTCCTGACTACGTGGCTGACAGAATTCCCCTCAGTCCTCATCTCGGCCCAGGTCCTGACAACGTGGCTGACAGAATTCCCCtcagtcctcatctctgcccagGTCCCCCTGACTACGTGGCTGACAGAATTCTTACATGTTTTCATAAAAACACAACTAAATGGATTTATGTCAACTCTGTCACACAACATAAAGACTTTATTTGTACATGTGTTTGTCCAAAACGTGTTTAAAAGACCTTGATTGTTTAATTAAAAACCATTTGATTATTCAAACATGTATTTTGAGTGTGTGACTGAGACACTCAGATTCTTTACCAAACAAAAACCACTGATTTAAAAAGTTGAACAAACCATACAtacacaaggactacttttaactaTTTATattgaacattttacaaaaataCTTTTTACTGGAagaagtttggtaacagaatttctGTAAAATCTCCCTCAGTATCCAAATTTTCCAATAAATAATTGATTAGGTCTActtttacttgttacttctgtgaactttcattatcctccctcctcacgAGGGAAAGAAAttagaaaatatcttaaagatgTGGGGTTTTGGTAACAGAGTTTTAAGCCGcaaggcaatgtttcttaaacttacagaaggcaaaAAAATGTCTAAGTattgattttatttgtcacgAGTCTTCAACATGATTTGATGTACCCTGTATGGTAGATGTTTCCTAAGGCAGGAGACTTCAACATGACTGTGATGATGTACCCTGTATAGTAGATGTTTCCTAAGACCGCTTTCCATCAGTTGGTCTAGaaaatcaaagcctttgctttATTTCAGAATTTTTAGGATAGAAAATGGTTGAAATATTTATTTATGCCTTAATTTCTCTCAAATATTAGACTGCTAGCTTTCATTTGACCCCCAATGTAAACATGCTTCTATCAACGTCACGTTGGTGCTCA
Proteins encoded in this region:
- the LOC127926746 gene encoding uncharacterized protein LOC127926746; amino-acid sequence: MLCDRVDINPFSCVFMKTCKNSVSHVVRGTWAEMRTEGNSVSHVVRTWAEMRTEGNSVSHVVRTWAEMRTEGNSVSHVVRGTWAEMRTEGNSVSHVVRGTWAEMRTEGNSVSHVVRTWAEMRTEGNSVSHVVRTWAEMRTEVNSVSHVVRGAWAEMRTEVNSVSHVVRGTWAEMRTEVNSVSHVVRGTWAEMRTEVNSVSHVVRGTWAEMRTEVNSVRTRAEMRTEVNSVSHVVRGAWAEMRTEVNSVSHVVRGTWAEMRCEAYTVEIGEKTVLQENGFTVL